In Streptomyces sp. NBC_00433, a single genomic region encodes these proteins:
- a CDS encoding replication-relaxation family protein, giving the protein MLSEGSTAGPAGKFGAPDRRGEPSQKLWGLTKAGLDSAAIKLKREPDVMGGRARGAGTGGAPHAMAVNSTAVAFIRGGRLPGASAGIGGIDSWRTEAAHPLSSSGKRNVRADAVFQDKDACVPLLMVEVDRSTEPAHVLADKVASYADFYARRVRPPGLPPSTGHGTIGDLNTVPFWETLYRRTGLAGLPPLAIVLTGAGPTALEGRMRAVGRLSREFWAGQEHAEYSYGTSDDGDGGFYLGFTGKVPLVMTTLDRLQQHGPMGPVWFRVAQERGREPEPLLKALTDTRTAAEYRQRRKQRERAAPALSSLRVRSGRARAWCVAGVSRASRSDGSPGGYALAGCGLVRPLRPGAPFV; this is encoded by the coding sequence GTGCTTTCGGAGGGCAGCACTGCGGGGCCTGCGGGGAAGTTCGGTGCACCGGACCGGCGCGGCGAGCCGTCGCAGAAGCTGTGGGGCCTGACGAAGGCCGGCCTGGACTCCGCCGCGATCAAGCTGAAGCGAGAGCCCGACGTGATGGGCGGCCGTGCCCGCGGCGCCGGTACGGGGGGCGCTCCGCACGCGATGGCCGTCAATTCCACGGCCGTTGCCTTCATCCGCGGCGGCAGGCTCCCCGGCGCCTCGGCCGGGATCGGCGGTATCGACTCCTGGCGCACCGAGGCCGCGCACCCGCTGTCGTCCTCGGGCAAGCGCAACGTCCGCGCGGACGCGGTGTTCCAGGACAAGGACGCATGTGTGCCGCTGCTGATGGTGGAGGTCGACCGCTCCACCGAGCCCGCGCACGTCCTGGCGGACAAGGTCGCCTCCTACGCCGACTTCTACGCCCGCCGGGTGCGGCCCCCGGGACTTCCTCCCAGCACCGGCCACGGCACGATCGGCGACCTGAACACGGTGCCGTTCTGGGAGACGCTCTACCGCCGCACCGGCCTTGCGGGTCTGCCGCCGCTGGCGATCGTGCTCACCGGGGCCGGCCCCACCGCGCTGGAGGGCCGCATGCGCGCGGTCGGCCGGCTGTCCCGCGAGTTCTGGGCCGGGCAGGAGCACGCCGAGTACAGCTACGGGACGAGCGACGACGGCGACGGCGGCTTCTACCTCGGCTTCACCGGCAAGGTCCCGCTGGTGATGACGACCCTGGACCGCCTGCAGCAGCACGGCCCGATGGGGCCGGTGTGGTTCCGCGTCGCGCAGGAGCGCGGCCGGGAGCCCGAGCCGCTGCTGAAGGCGCTCACCGACACCCGCACGGCAGCCGAGTACCGCCAGCGCAGGAAGCAGCGCGAGCGCGCGGCCCCTGCACTCTCCAGCCTTCGCGTCCGCTCGGGGAGGGCCAGGGCCTGGTGCGTAGCGGGGGTGTCAAGGGCCTCCAGGTCTGATGGCAGCCCCGGCGGCTACGCGCTGGCGGGCTGCGGCTTGGTAAGGCCTCTGCGACCCGGCGCGCCATTTGTGTGA
- a CDS encoding lytic polysaccharide monooxygenase — protein sequence MTHPRSRADIEFDGGWPSSGLEGGKFFPVNQVGLSDPDVPTDNPSGPKPVPPDGRIASSGSEPAAVALDEVRDWPKVDLQSGADAPFQWNFKMKHRTRRFNYFITREGWDPNAPLSRAQFESEPFATHKPYGDIPHHEMPPAENDPNLDKPHTITLPHRSGYHVILGVWEVADTGHAFYQVIDANFTP from the coding sequence ATGACACACCCGCGCTCCCGCGCGGACATCGAGTTCGACGGAGGCTGGCCGTCCAGCGGGCTGGAAGGCGGCAAGTTCTTTCCGGTGAACCAGGTCGGGCTGTCCGACCCGGACGTGCCGACGGACAACCCCAGCGGTCCCAAGCCGGTACCCCCGGACGGCCGGATCGCCAGCAGCGGCAGCGAACCGGCGGCCGTCGCGCTCGACGAGGTCAGGGACTGGCCGAAGGTCGACCTGCAGTCGGGCGCCGACGCCCCCTTCCAGTGGAACTTCAAAATGAAGCACAGGACGCGCCGCTTCAACTACTTCATCACCAGGGAAGGCTGGGACCCCAACGCCCCCCTGAGCCGCGCGCAGTTCGAAAGCGAGCCGTTCGCGACGCACAAGCCCTACGGCGACATCCCCCACCACGAGATGCCCCCCGCTGAGAACGACCCGAACCTCGACAAGCCGCACACGATCACGCTGCCGCACCGCTCCGGATACCACGTCATCCTCGGCGTGTGGGAGGTCGCCGACACCGGCCACGCCTTCTACCAGGTCATCGACGCCAACTTCACCCCGTAG
- a CDS encoding DUF6233 domain-containing protein, which yields MSDDRDQEHGERQPAALPQGDGPLVDVTLPDGQHLYAVVKSRRREPDGWWYDLQIHLPSQGSDRGRLLVLPAPVDFRAPAALCEPVDGQPYDQVPTERPGTTPAWKVEEKVYSGPERGPARIVHRGECHAARDLARPASTEQARAVLTRDDAAPCPLCRPDRPLRTAA from the coding sequence GTGAGCGACGACCGGGACCAGGAGCACGGCGAAAGGCAGCCGGCCGCGCTGCCGCAGGGCGACGGGCCGCTGGTCGACGTCACCCTCCCGGACGGGCAGCACCTGTACGCCGTGGTGAAATCCCGGCGCAGGGAACCCGACGGCTGGTGGTACGACCTGCAGATCCACCTGCCCAGCCAGGGCAGCGACCGGGGCCGGCTCCTGGTCCTGCCCGCCCCGGTCGACTTCCGCGCACCGGCCGCCCTGTGCGAGCCGGTCGACGGCCAGCCCTACGACCAGGTGCCCACCGAGCGGCCCGGCACCACCCCGGCCTGGAAAGTCGAAGAGAAGGTGTACTCCGGGCCCGAGCGCGGGCCGGCCCGCATCGTGCACCGCGGCGAATGCCACGCGGCCCGCGACCTCGCCCGGCCCGCCAGCACCGAGCAGGCCCGCGCCGTCCTGACACGCGACGACGCAGCCCCCTGCCCGCTGTGCCGCCCCGACCGGCCCCTGCGCACCGCCGCGTGA
- a CDS encoding fibronectin type III domain-containing protein, giving the protein MVVALGLGAGSVGAAAAAPQRSSVAAQALQAPMVDSVQPFASGTVHVTVTAGDTAQEAVARVDVHAYALDDNGDPTGAPVASGHVLNPDPANPPVVKVAGLTNDVNYAFEATETTAGGALSGVSTPFVGGPQTPKPPLAPTLATVLGRDTKLLVVWNPANPNGSPVTSYTVTATPNGPGTSVTANVDGTAIHTTLTGLVNGKYYSVAVTATNAAGTSPAGKSDSQTVGAEANGTVAARPAYTSSAPQDVSAGPPPPGADGSQPAPNSLQVSWDPPLDDGGHTITAYTVDAAAPGQPPIVATVPATTTSTTLTGLAPDVEYKITVTGTQHNGQLSATSTPVTAAPHPILAPGTVVLSDASVAAITQVTDTTVVFTDPPAQVTALAVKNIIAVGGSTNPLAHSGLLRVVDKISVSGGTVTLTTSQAALQQAFRSLDFTAHGNQATSGAQGYQIQMLNPNFQASVAPQVAIPIANKTFTLDLAEKLANDPKGKERLGNPKVTAKLTAALSLTTNWEANASFQDDPNGSWYSTKTFTYDFSATATAKASIKGELGIVYKHETQREELLRLKPAGTGCVIVYAIAFCPSLTIYTQTSIDGSITFTFDATYERTMGGKVHRDSSGNTHKTDLTKDAVTTFNYDLNAAAKVTFAFPVSLKILIYDVAGPELEVTPSIDIAADTAANPWLKVTAPLKVSVFFLLDFKLTTFSFGGVVYNTTFPLYQSAGAFPIPSLSSAPAAAAESPRTAAKSAGSTVVAAAAAAARQYAVTWPATCDPAQGVVWSMAAGSLGTVSQSGLYTPPANPGSNFTDLINATTAGTAGCPSVVTQAAYHHGASLPAAPHSAAISADGSTVTWTAPADGGSPIQEYLVTVVNNPGDPAGSETVLGTAPGTATSLAIPADRIPQIEAGHASVQVTAVNSRGQGPASALSPPAPATNPLPVLTTSTATAGGGSITVTPDVYNLGGSDATNVSYRLTYPAVFTNPTAPSSCTVNTASRTLTCDTGAIPAGTDKITPLISFTVGAMTPGTSHPLTLTRTAASPYPSDPNNGVDTLTCKADTALKVTCS; this is encoded by the coding sequence ATGGTGGTGGCGCTGGGGTTAGGCGCCGGTTCGGTGGGCGCGGCCGCGGCCGCGCCGCAAAGGTCGAGCGTGGCGGCGCAGGCGCTGCAGGCCCCGATGGTCGACTCGGTGCAGCCGTTCGCCTCCGGCACGGTGCATGTGACCGTGACCGCGGGCGACACCGCACAGGAAGCGGTCGCCCGCGTCGACGTCCACGCCTACGCGCTGGACGACAACGGTGATCCCACCGGGGCGCCGGTGGCCAGCGGGCACGTGCTCAACCCGGACCCGGCCAACCCGCCGGTGGTCAAGGTCGCGGGCCTGACCAACGACGTCAACTACGCCTTCGAGGCCACCGAGACCACCGCCGGCGGGGCGCTGTCGGGCGTCTCGACGCCGTTCGTCGGCGGCCCGCAGACCCCGAAGCCGCCGCTGGCACCGACGCTGGCCACCGTCCTGGGACGGGACACCAAGCTGCTGGTCGTGTGGAACCCGGCCAACCCCAACGGCTCGCCGGTGACCTCCTACACGGTCACCGCGACACCCAACGGCCCCGGTACCAGCGTGACCGCGAACGTGGACGGCACCGCGATCCACACCACCTTGACCGGGCTGGTCAACGGCAAGTACTACTCCGTGGCGGTCACCGCCACCAACGCGGCCGGCACCTCGCCGGCCGGCAAGTCCGACAGCCAGACCGTCGGTGCCGAGGCGAACGGCACGGTCGCCGCCCGCCCCGCGTACACCTCCAGCGCCCCGCAGGACGTCTCCGCCGGACCGCCCCCGCCCGGCGCCGACGGCAGCCAGCCCGCCCCCAACTCCCTCCAGGTCAGCTGGGATCCGCCGCTGGACGACGGCGGCCACACCATCACCGCCTACACCGTGGACGCGGCCGCACCCGGCCAGCCGCCGATCGTGGCGACCGTGCCTGCCACCACCACCAGCACGACGCTGACCGGCCTGGCCCCGGACGTCGAGTACAAGATCACCGTCACCGGCACCCAGCACAACGGGCAGCTCAGTGCCACCAGCACCCCGGTGACCGCGGCACCCCACCCGATCCTGGCTCCGGGAACGGTGGTCCTGTCCGACGCGTCCGTCGCGGCCATCACCCAGGTGACCGACACCACCGTGGTCTTCACCGATCCGCCCGCCCAGGTCACCGCACTGGCGGTGAAGAACATCATCGCCGTCGGCGGGAGCACCAACCCGCTGGCCCACTCCGGCCTGCTGCGCGTCGTGGACAAGATCAGCGTCTCGGGCGGCACGGTCACCCTCACCACCAGCCAGGCCGCACTGCAACAAGCCTTCCGGTCGCTGGACTTCACCGCCCACGGCAACCAGGCGACCTCCGGCGCCCAGGGCTACCAGATCCAGATGCTCAACCCGAACTTCCAGGCATCGGTGGCGCCGCAGGTGGCGATCCCCATCGCCAACAAGACCTTCACCCTGGACCTGGCCGAGAAGCTCGCGAACGACCCCAAGGGCAAGGAGCGGCTGGGCAACCCCAAGGTCACCGCCAAACTGACCGCCGCACTGAGCCTGACCACCAACTGGGAGGCCAACGCCAGCTTCCAGGACGACCCGAACGGCTCGTGGTACTCCACCAAGACCTTCACCTACGACTTCTCCGCCACCGCGACCGCGAAGGCGTCGATCAAAGGCGAGCTGGGCATCGTCTACAAGCACGAGACGCAGCGCGAGGAGCTGCTGAGGCTCAAGCCGGCCGGTACCGGCTGTGTGATCGTCTACGCGATCGCGTTCTGCCCCTCGCTGACGATCTACACCCAGACCTCGATCGACGGCTCGATCACGTTCACCTTCGACGCCACCTACGAGCGGACCATGGGCGGCAAGGTCCACCGCGACAGCAGCGGGAACACGCACAAGACCGACCTGACCAAGGACGCGGTCACCACGTTCAACTACGACCTGAACGCCGCGGCGAAGGTCACCTTCGCGTTCCCCGTGTCGCTCAAGATCCTCATCTACGACGTCGCCGGGCCCGAGCTGGAGGTCACACCCTCCATCGACATCGCGGCGGACACCGCAGCCAACCCGTGGCTGAAGGTGACCGCGCCACTGAAAGTCTCGGTGTTCTTCCTCCTGGACTTCAAACTCACCACGTTCTCCTTCGGCGGCGTCGTCTACAACACGACGTTCCCGCTCTACCAGTCCGCCGGGGCGTTCCCGATCCCGTCCCTGTCCAGCGCTCCCGCGGCCGCCGCCGAGAGCCCGCGCACCGCGGCCAAGTCCGCCGGCTCGACGGTGGTCGCGGCCGCCGCGGCAGCCGCCAGGCAGTACGCCGTCACCTGGCCGGCGACCTGCGACCCCGCGCAGGGCGTCGTCTGGTCGATGGCGGCCGGCTCGCTGGGCACGGTGAGCCAGAGCGGCCTTTACACCCCGCCCGCCAACCCCGGAAGCAACTTCACCGACCTGATCAACGCCACCACCGCCGGCACGGCCGGCTGCCCCTCCGTCGTCACCCAGGCCGCCTACCACCACGGGGCGAGCCTGCCCGCCGCCCCGCACTCCGCGGCGATCAGCGCGGACGGCTCCACCGTGACCTGGACCGCTCCCGCCGACGGCGGCAGCCCCATCCAGGAGTACCTGGTCACCGTCGTGAACAACCCCGGCGACCCGGCCGGCTCCGAGACCGTCCTGGGTACCGCGCCCGGCACCGCCACCTCGCTGGCGATCCCCGCCGACCGCATCCCGCAGATCGAGGCCGGACACGCCAGCGTCCAGGTCACCGCGGTCAACAGCCGCGGCCAGGGCCCCGCCTCCGCCCTTTCACCGCCGGCTCCCGCCACCAACCCGCTGCCCGTCCTGACCACCTCGACGGCGACCGCGGGCGGCGGCAGCATCACCGTGACACCCGACGTCTACAACCTCGGTGGCAGCGATGCCACCAACGTCTCCTACCGGCTCACCTACCCGGCCGTCTTCACCAACCCCACCGCCCCCTCCTCGTGCACGGTCAACACCGCGAGCCGCACCCTCACCTGCGACACGGGAGCCATCCCCGCCGGCACCGACAAGATCACCCCGCTGATCTCCTTCACGGTGGGCGCCATGACACCCGGCACGAGCCACCCCCTCACCCTCACCCGCACCGCCGCCAGCCCCTACCCCAGCGACCCCAACAACGGCGTCGACACGCTCACCTGCAAAGCCGACACCGCACTGAAGGTCACCTGCTCCTGA
- a CDS encoding toxin Doc: protein MPPVLHIDVPWLLDVQEQALPEDVTVADYSALVAAVARHKTKIPRHDASTPDPAWRAAALLHTLVRLEPLPYRNSLYACQVAAAYMHASGEGIDPPYGALVDLVRDIQSRKADLFAAADRIRTWRI, encoded by the coding sequence ATGCCGCCGGTGCTCCACATCGACGTGCCCTGGCTGCTGGACGTCCAGGAGCAGGCGCTGCCCGAGGACGTGACGGTGGCCGACTACTCCGCGCTGGTCGCGGCCGTCGCGCGCCACAAGACGAAGATCCCCCGGCATGACGCCTCCACCCCCGACCCGGCCTGGCGGGCAGCCGCGCTCCTGCACACCCTGGTACGCCTGGAGCCCCTGCCGTACCGCAACTCCCTGTACGCCTGCCAGGTCGCCGCCGCCTACATGCACGCCTCCGGCGAAGGCATCGACCCCCCCTACGGCGCCCTGGTGGACCTGGTCCGCGACATCCAGTCCCGAAAAGCCGACCTCTTCGCCGCCGCCGACCGCATCCGCACCTGGCGGATCTGA
- a CDS encoding cytochrome P450: MGDRGTEFARVPGSRPAVGHFLRLRRDPLGFLDSLPEYGDLVQVRLGPWRAFVACHPDVAHEVLTDFRRFDRTGPVYDKVRQAMGAGLATAKYHDHRRQRLVMQPAFRHEHLRGYVEVMRDQVTAATSDWRDSQVLDLTEAMFDLTTRVALATLFSSRLDGQQARELRNAFDVFLSGLTSRAALPGIGRLPTPGNRRYARALAHWQAQVRRLIAGYGEPGTGQDDLMSRLLAARDEEGRALSHQELSDQVAVLLLAGGETTSSAVVWAVHLLSGRPDVLAAVRAEADEVLAGRAAGFADLPRLKLIGRVVKETLRLYPPGWLTLRTATRDTTLGGHRLAAGSMVLVSPYLLHRREEFHHDAAHFEPDRWLAGTPPTRGAYLPFGAGATKCIGEEFGQAEATVILASLLGRWELTPIGGPVTCSARLVLSPASFPVRLIARSATG, encoded by the coding sequence GTGGGCGATCGTGGTACGGAGTTCGCGCGGGTGCCGGGGAGCCGGCCGGCGGTCGGCCACTTCCTGCGGTTGCGTCGGGACCCGCTGGGCTTCCTGGACTCGCTGCCGGAGTACGGGGACCTGGTGCAGGTGCGGCTCGGCCCCTGGCGGGCGTTCGTGGCCTGCCACCCGGACGTGGCCCACGAGGTGCTGACCGACTTCCGGCGCTTCGACCGCACCGGCCCCGTCTACGACAAAGTGCGCCAGGCCATGGGCGCGGGTCTCGCGACCGCCAAATACCACGATCACCGCCGGCAGCGACTGGTGATGCAACCGGCCTTCCGGCACGAGCACCTGCGCGGCTACGTCGAGGTGATGCGCGACCAGGTGACCGCGGCCACCTCCGACTGGCGGGACAGCCAGGTACTCGACCTCACCGAGGCCATGTTCGACCTCACCACCAGGGTGGCACTCGCCACGCTGTTCTCGTCCCGACTGGACGGACAGCAGGCGCGAGAACTGCGGAACGCCTTCGACGTCTTCCTCAGCGGCCTCACCTCCCGGGCGGCACTGCCCGGCATCGGCCGGTTGCCGACGCCGGGCAACCGCCGCTACGCACGGGCCCTCGCACACTGGCAGGCCCAGGTGCGCCGGCTCATCGCGGGCTACGGCGAGCCGGGCACCGGACAGGACGACCTGATGTCGCGGCTGCTGGCAGCCCGGGACGAGGAGGGCCGCGCACTGTCGCACCAAGAGCTCTCCGACCAGGTCGCCGTGCTGCTGCTGGCCGGCGGGGAGACGACGTCGTCGGCTGTGGTGTGGGCCGTCCACCTGCTGTCGGGCCGCCCGGACGTCCTCGCCGCGGTACGGGCCGAGGCGGACGAGGTGCTCGCCGGGCGGGCGGCGGGCTTCGCGGACCTGCCACGACTGAAGCTGATCGGCCGGGTCGTGAAGGAGACCCTGCGGCTCTACCCGCCGGGCTGGCTGACACTGCGGACCGCCACACGCGACACCACACTGGGCGGCCACCGACTGGCGGCAGGCAGCATGGTGCTGGTCAGCCCCTACCTCCTGCACCGCCGGGAGGAATTCCACCACGATGCCGCCCACTTCGAACCGGACCGCTGGCTCGCAGGCACACCGCCCACGCGCGGCGCCTACCTGCCCTTCGGCGCGGGCGCCACCAAATGCATCGGGGAGGAATTCGGTCAGGCGGAGGCGACCGTGATCCTGGCGTCCCTGCTGGGCCGGTGGGAGCTGACGCCGATCGGAGGGCCGGTCACATGCTCGGCCCGGCTTGTCCTCTCGCCGGCGTCATTCCCGGTGCGGCTCATCGCACGGTCTGCCACCGGCTGA
- a CDS encoding VOC family protein: MDFASIRIITGDVARLVNFYECATGVSADWSNEDFAELRTTSATLAIGSTRTVPLFAPGSARPADNHSVILEFLVDDVDGVHKNLTGFVEDFVNEPTTMPWGNRSLLFRDPDGNLVNFFTPLTPAAIEKFAR; encoded by the coding sequence ATGGACTTTGCCTCTATCCGCATCATCACGGGCGACGTCGCCCGCCTCGTCAACTTCTACGAGTGCGCCACCGGAGTATCTGCCGACTGGTCCAACGAGGACTTCGCGGAGCTCAGGACCACCTCGGCCACCCTCGCGATCGGCAGCACCCGCACCGTCCCCCTGTTCGCGCCCGGCTCCGCCCGCCCGGCCGACAACCACAGTGTCATCCTCGAATTCCTCGTCGACGACGTGGACGGCGTGCACAAGAACCTGACCGGCTTCGTGGAGGACTTCGTCAACGAACCCACCACGATGCCCTGGGGCAACCGTTCGCTCCTGTTCCGCGACCCCGACGGCAACCTCGTCAACTTCTTCACCCCCCTCACCCCGGCTGCCATCGAGAAGTTCGCTCGCTGA
- a CDS encoding YafY family transcriptional regulator, whose translation MPRPVARVLALLELLQSGGIRTVTELADRLDVDERTVRRYAGHLVDLDVPVESVRGRYGGYRLAPGYRMPPLMLSDDEALAVLLGLVAGRRAGLATDTASETAAAKIRRVLPERLSRRLDAVLGSLAFTDRPGGAVAPESTVLLAIADAVDHHRPISIRYTAADGRRSERTLHPHGVVAHSGRWYVTAADLTAGEDRTFRLDRIAGVRTLPGSFEPPAGLDPAERVLTGLATAPYRHEVALRIQGTAEQIHTRLPAGIAIVEELPSPSGADPQAVRWSRVGLRVERLDWLPAVLASLDRPFIVERPDELRGLVEALAERLTNSARRSPPHA comes from the coding sequence ATGCCTCGCCCCGTTGCCCGCGTGCTCGCCCTGCTGGAACTCCTGCAGTCGGGCGGCATCCGGACCGTGACCGAACTCGCCGATCGGCTCGACGTCGATGAGCGCACCGTGCGGCGATACGCCGGTCACCTCGTCGACCTCGATGTGCCCGTCGAGTCGGTGCGCGGCCGCTACGGCGGCTACCGCCTCGCCCCCGGTTACCGCATGCCTCCGCTCATGCTGAGCGACGACGAAGCGCTCGCCGTGCTGCTCGGCCTGGTCGCGGGTCGGCGAGCCGGCTTGGCCACGGACACGGCGAGTGAGACGGCGGCGGCCAAGATCCGACGAGTGCTGCCCGAGCGGCTGAGCCGCAGACTCGACGCCGTGCTCGGCTCCCTTGCCTTCACGGATCGGCCCGGCGGGGCGGTCGCCCCCGAATCCACGGTCCTGCTCGCGATCGCCGACGCGGTCGACCATCACCGGCCGATCTCGATCCGGTACACAGCCGCCGACGGCCGGCGCAGCGAACGCACACTTCACCCGCACGGGGTCGTCGCCCACTCGGGCCGGTGGTACGTCACGGCTGCGGATCTCACGGCCGGCGAGGACCGGACGTTTCGGCTGGATCGCATCGCCGGGGTGAGGACCCTACCCGGCTCGTTCGAACCGCCCGCCGGACTCGACCCGGCGGAGCGCGTACTGACCGGGCTCGCCACAGCTCCGTACCGGCATGAGGTGGCCCTGCGGATCCAGGGGACGGCCGAGCAGATCCACACCCGGCTTCCCGCCGGCATCGCGATCGTGGAGGAACTCCCTTCCCCGAGCGGCGCAGATCCGCAGGCCGTGCGCTGGTCCCGCGTCGGACTCCGGGTGGAACGGCTCGACTGGCTGCCGGCTGTCCTCGCCTCGCTGGACCGGCCCTTCATCGTCGAACGCCCAGATGAGCTCCGCGGCCTCGTCGAAGCTCTCGCCGAACGGCTCACGAACTCTGCCCGGCGAAGCCCGCCTCACGCATGA
- a CDS encoding TetR/AcrR family transcriptional regulator, whose translation MTEAGATLVDEIGFAQLSMGLVAERLGVKTPSLYKHITGQADLAHRIAVLAATELGDAIRDATQGRAGGDALAAAAQAMRAYVREHPGRYTAVNSARPDGPDDPFVPAGNRALSSLSAVLRGYHLDPAQEVHALRMLRSMLHGFSTLEVAGGFQYDTDADDSFTWMITFIDQGLQATTPTPGPAAPTR comes from the coding sequence ATCACCGAGGCCGGCGCCACGCTGGTCGACGAGATCGGGTTCGCCCAGCTCAGCATGGGCCTGGTCGCCGAACGGCTCGGGGTCAAGACCCCCTCGCTCTACAAGCACATCACCGGTCAGGCCGACCTCGCCCACCGGATCGCCGTCCTGGCCGCGACCGAACTCGGCGACGCCATCCGCGACGCGACACAGGGCCGCGCCGGCGGCGACGCCCTCGCCGCCGCCGCGCAGGCCATGCGCGCATATGTGCGAGAACATCCCGGCCGGTACACGGCAGTCAACAGCGCACGCCCGGACGGGCCCGACGACCCGTTCGTCCCCGCCGGCAACCGGGCGCTCAGCTCCCTCTCGGCCGTGCTGCGCGGATACCACCTGGACCCCGCCCAGGAGGTCCACGCCCTGCGGATGCTGCGCAGCATGCTGCACGGGTTCTCGACCCTCGAAGTCGCAGGCGGCTTCCAGTACGACACAGACGCCGACGACAGCTTCACCTGGATGATCACCTTCATCGACCAGGGACTCCAGGCCACCACGCCAACCCCCGGGCCCGCAGCGCCCACCCGCTGA
- a CDS encoding alpha/beta hydrolase → MTEHLTIGDNTIAYDLIGEGPLVVLAHGLGDSRHSYRFVAPALAAAGYRVANVDVRGCGDSSLGWDGYSRSDIAGDLVALVRLLGGPAVIIGQSMSGGAATIAAATAPDLIAGVIELAPFTRKQLNDLGGLMRVKRYRSGATRMARVALLGSLPAWKKYLDLAYPAKPADWDGELARIEAKMSEPGRMKALQAMCQSAADAGAQLPNVACPVLVIEGSADPDWADPRAEGERIIADLPQGLGELAVIEGAGHYMHAQTPEKVVALALPFLARTLTLA, encoded by the coding sequence ATGACCGAGCACCTGACCATCGGCGACAACACCATCGCCTACGACCTGATCGGTGAGGGCCCTCTCGTCGTTCTGGCACACGGCCTGGGCGACAGCCGGCACTCCTACCGTTTCGTCGCTCCGGCCCTGGCCGCGGCCGGCTACCGGGTTGCGAACGTCGACGTGCGTGGCTGCGGCGACTCCAGCCTCGGCTGGGACGGTTACAGCCGCTCCGACATCGCCGGCGACCTGGTCGCCCTGGTGCGCCTCCTCGGCGGCCCGGCCGTCATCATCGGCCAGTCGATGAGCGGCGGAGCCGCGACCATCGCGGCCGCCACCGCGCCCGACCTGATCGCCGGCGTCATCGAACTGGCACCGTTCACCCGCAAACAGCTGAACGACCTCGGCGGACTAATGCGGGTGAAGCGCTACCGGTCCGGTGCCACCCGGATGGCGCGGGTCGCCCTGCTGGGAAGCCTGCCGGCCTGGAAGAAGTACCTCGACCTGGCGTACCCGGCCAAGCCCGCCGACTGGGACGGCGAACTGGCCCGCATCGAGGCCAAGATGAGCGAGCCCGGCCGGATGAAGGCTCTGCAGGCCATGTGCCAGTCCGCCGCCGACGCCGGCGCGCAGTTGCCCAACGTCGCCTGCCCGGTCCTGGTGATCGAGGGCAGCGCCGACCCCGACTGGGCCGACCCGCGCGCCGAGGGCGAGCGGATCATCGCCGACCTGCCCCAGGGCCTCGGCGAACTGGCGGTCATCGAGGGCGCCGGCCACTACATGCACGCCCAGACACCCGAGAAGGTCGTCGCGCTGGCCCTGCCCTTCCTGGCCAGGACGCTGACCCTTGCCTAG
- a CDS encoding maleylpyruvate isomerase N-terminal domain-containing protein, with product MRNTLDFPDLLRLIDERSAAFRAAVAAAPSLDVRVPTCPEWTLFDLVQHLGEGRRAWAATIAAGPDAAAKSAPRGDASAPRERQALPAWLTASTQELLDALREAGPDRGCWTWWGRSQSPRTCGAVARHQLQEIAVHTYDAQLTVGAPQPLPDEVALDGVEEFLSTICTTTVAWPHEPARVDYHAAEGRSWRNRLSGDGARLDRLPGSGTGPTAGEEPDAADASARGTANELVLGFYGRIPLNSLKLEGNERIFDQLVAWDPEQ from the coding sequence GTGCGAAACACTCTGGACTTCCCCGACCTGCTGCGACTCATCGACGAACGGTCGGCCGCCTTCCGCGCCGCGGTCGCCGCCGCCCCGAGCCTGGATGTGCGGGTGCCGACCTGTCCCGAGTGGACGCTGTTCGATCTGGTGCAGCACCTGGGCGAGGGGCGCCGCGCCTGGGCCGCGACCATCGCCGCGGGACCTGACGCCGCGGCCAAGTCCGCCCCGCGGGGCGACGCGTCCGCGCCTCGGGAACGCCAGGCCCTGCCGGCCTGGTTGACCGCATCGACGCAGGAACTGCTGGACGCGCTGCGGGAGGCCGGCCCGGACCGCGGTTGCTGGACGTGGTGGGGCAGGTCGCAGTCGCCGCGGACCTGCGGCGCCGTCGCCCGGCACCAGCTCCAGGAGATCGCGGTGCACACCTACGACGCCCAGCTCACCGTGGGCGCCCCGCAGCCGCTGCCGGACGAGGTGGCACTCGACGGTGTCGAGGAGTTCCTGTCGACCATCTGCACGACGACGGTCGCCTGGCCGCACGAGCCCGCCCGTGTCGATTACCACGCCGCCGAGGGCCGCTCCTGGCGCAACCGGCTCTCCGGCGACGGCGCGCGGCTCGACCGCCTGCCCGGATCCGGCACCGGGCCCACCGCCGGCGAGGAGCCGGACGCGGCCGACGCCTCCGCCCGAGGCACGGCCAATGAGCTGGTCCTCGGCTTCTACGGCCGTATTCCGCTCAACTCCCTGAAGCTGGAGGGCAACGAGCGTATCTTCGACCAGCTGGTGGCCTGGGACCCGGAGCAGTAG